In the genome of Streptomyces collinus, one region contains:
- the ahcY gene encoding adenosylhomocysteinase yields the protein MTTVENRQDFKVADLSLAEFGRKEITLAEHEMPGLMAIRKEYAQAQPLAGARVTGSLHMTVQTAVLIETLVALGAQVRWASCNIFSTQDHAAAAIAVGPNGTVDNPQGVPVFAWKGETLEEYWWCTEQALTWPDSPTGGPNMILDDGGDATLLVHKGVEYEKDGKVPSPDTAESDEHRVILELLNRTITDGSQKWTQLASEIRGVTEETTTGVHRLYEMQRDGVLLFPAINVNDAVTKSKFDNKYGCRHSLIDGINRATDVLIGGKTAVVFGYGDVGKGCAESLRGQGARVIVTEIDPICALQAAMDGYQVATLEDVVDKADIFITTTGNKDIIMAADMAKMKHQAIVGNIGHFDNEIDMAGLAKIPGIVKDEVKPQVHTWTFPDGKVIIVLSEGRLLNLGNATGHPSFVMSNSFADQTLAQIELFTKPDEYPTGVYVLPKHLDEKVARLHLDALGVKLTTLRPEQAEYIGVKVDGPFKPDHYRY from the coding sequence ATGACGACTGTCGAGAACCGACAGGACTTCAAGGTCGCCGACCTCTCCCTGGCCGAATTCGGCCGCAAGGAGATCACCCTCGCCGAGCACGAGATGCCGGGCCTGATGGCGATCCGCAAGGAGTACGCCCAGGCGCAGCCCCTGGCCGGCGCCCGCGTCACCGGCTCCCTGCACATGACCGTCCAGACCGCCGTGCTCATCGAGACCCTGGTCGCCCTCGGCGCGCAGGTCCGCTGGGCCTCCTGCAACATCTTCTCCACCCAGGACCACGCGGCCGCCGCCATCGCCGTCGGCCCGAACGGCACCGTGGACAACCCCCAGGGCGTCCCGGTCTTCGCCTGGAAGGGCGAGACCCTGGAGGAGTACTGGTGGTGCACCGAGCAGGCGCTGACCTGGCCGGACAGCCCCACCGGCGGCCCCAACATGATCCTGGACGACGGCGGCGACGCCACCCTTCTCGTCCACAAGGGCGTTGAGTACGAGAAGGACGGCAAGGTCCCCTCGCCCGACACCGCCGAGTCCGACGAGCACCGCGTCATCCTCGAACTGCTGAACCGCACCATCACGGACGGCTCGCAGAAGTGGACCCAGCTGGCCTCCGAGATCCGCGGTGTCACCGAGGAGACCACGACCGGCGTCCACCGCCTGTACGAGATGCAGCGCGACGGCGTCCTCCTGTTCCCGGCGATCAACGTCAACGACGCCGTCACCAAGTCGAAGTTCGACAACAAGTACGGCTGCCGCCACTCCCTCATCGACGGCATCAACCGCGCCACCGACGTCCTCATCGGCGGTAAGACCGCGGTCGTCTTCGGCTACGGCGATGTGGGCAAGGGCTGCGCGGAGTCCCTGCGCGGACAGGGCGCCCGCGTGATCGTCACCGAGATCGACCCGATCTGCGCCCTGCAGGCGGCGATGGACGGCTACCAGGTCGCGACCCTCGAGGACGTCGTCGACAAGGCCGACATCTTCATCACCACGACCGGCAACAAGGACATCATCATGGCCGCGGACATGGCCAAGATGAAGCACCAGGCCATCGTCGGCAACATCGGCCACTTCGACAACGAGATCGACATGGCCGGCCTCGCCAAGATCCCCGGCATCGTCAAGGACGAGGTCAAGCCGCAGGTCCACACCTGGACCTTCCCCGACGGCAAGGTGATCATCGTCCTGTCCGAGGGCCGCCTGCTGAACCTGGGCAACGCCACCGGCCACCCGTCGTTCGTGATGTCCAACTCCTTCGCGGACCAGACCCTGGCCCAGATCGAGCTGTTCACCAAGCCCGACGAGTACCCGACCGGCGTCTACGTGCTGCCCAAGCACCTCGACGAGAAGGTCGCCCGCCTCCACCTCGATGCGCTCGGCGTGAAGCTCACGACGCTGCGCCCCGAGCAGGCCGAGTACATCGGCGTGAAGGTCGACGGTCCGTTCAAGCCGGACCACTACCGCTACTGA
- a CDS encoding RDD family protein, producing MSELVTGEAVALELRPARLPSRALAVLLDLVAAMAVYVAVTIALVVSTASLDEAAQTALSIATFVLVLVGGPIAVETLSHGRSLGKMACGLRVVRDDGGPIRFRHALVRGLIGVIEILMTFGIVACIASFVSARGRRLGDVFAGTLVVRERIPVTRGGFVPPPPPWLAGRFSGLDLSAVPDGLWLAVRQYLTRMQQLDPQVGWSMAERLASDLAERTGAPVPQDVPPAAYLAAVVQERQAREARRAFGNDVAQATASASAYVAAPAPAPAPATNGPVGTGEAPAAGDAQAASSTPAASAPPVRAPKVSGGERRSAESPAASAGERPGTGFVPPA from the coding sequence GTGAGTGAGCTGGTGACGGGCGAGGCTGTGGCGTTGGAGCTGCGCCCCGCGAGGCTGCCCAGCAGGGCGCTGGCCGTACTGCTCGATCTGGTGGCGGCCATGGCGGTCTACGTCGCGGTGACCATCGCGCTGGTCGTTTCCACGGCGTCGCTCGACGAGGCGGCGCAGACGGCGCTGTCGATCGCCACGTTCGTTCTCGTGCTCGTGGGCGGGCCGATCGCGGTGGAGACGCTCAGTCACGGGCGGTCGCTCGGGAAGATGGCGTGCGGGCTGCGTGTGGTGCGGGACGACGGGGGCCCGATCCGGTTCCGGCATGCGCTGGTGAGGGGCTTGATCGGCGTGATCGAGATCCTCATGACCTTCGGGATCGTCGCCTGCATCGCCTCGTTCGTGTCGGCACGTGGGCGGCGGCTGGGGGATGTGTTCGCAGGGACGCTCGTGGTGCGGGAGCGGATTCCGGTCACGCGGGGCGGTTTCGTGCCGCCTCCTCCGCCCTGGCTGGCGGGACGGTTCTCGGGGCTCGATCTGTCCGCGGTGCCCGACGGGCTGTGGCTCGCCGTCCGGCAGTACCTGACGCGTATGCAGCAGCTGGATCCGCAGGTGGGCTGGTCCATGGCGGAGCGGCTGGCGTCGGATCTCGCCGAGCGGACGGGCGCTCCGGTGCCGCAGGATGTGCCGCCGGCGGCGTATCTGGCTGCGGTCGTGCAGGAACGGCAGGCGCGGGAGGCCCGGCGGGCCTTCGGGAACGATGTCGCCCAGGCGACGGCATCCGCGTCCGCATACGTTGCGGCTCCGGCTCCGGCTCCGGCTCCGGCGACCAACGGCCCGGTGGGTACGGGCGAGGCTCCAGCAGCGGGCGACGCGCAGGCCGCGAGCTCGACACCGGCTGCCTCGGCACCGCCTGTCCGGGCGCCCAAGGTGTCCGGCGGTGAGCGGCGGTCTGCGGAGTCACCGGCGGCTTCGGCGGGCGAGCGGCCCGGCACCGGGTTCGTGCCCCCGGCGTAG
- a CDS encoding cation diffusion facilitator family transporter translates to MSASGGTKAIVAALAANLAIAVAKFVAFLFSGSSSMLAESVHSLADSGNQALLLVGGKKAKREATPQHPFGYGRERYIYAFLVSIVLFSVGGMFALYEGYEKIKHPHELTNWYWPVGVLVFAIIAETFSFRTAIKESNALRGQRSWKEFVRHAKAPELPVVLLEDLGALVGLILALGGVGLALLTGDSVWDGIGTLCIGILLILIALVLAAETKSLLLGESAGTEETQKIEAALVDGDTVTRIIHMRTLHLGPDELLVAAKIAVQHDDTATEIATAIDAAESRIRDAVPIARVIYLEPDIFSEAEAAKGPDPEASPGGPAPAAH, encoded by the coding sequence ATGAGCGCGTCAGGCGGCACCAAGGCGATCGTGGCGGCACTGGCCGCCAACCTCGCGATCGCGGTAGCGAAGTTCGTGGCGTTCCTCTTCAGCGGCTCGTCGTCGATGCTCGCGGAGTCCGTCCACTCGCTCGCCGACTCCGGCAACCAGGCACTGCTCCTGGTCGGCGGCAAGAAGGCCAAGCGCGAGGCCACCCCGCAACACCCCTTCGGCTACGGCCGCGAGCGCTACATCTACGCCTTCCTCGTCTCCATCGTCCTCTTCTCGGTCGGCGGCATGTTCGCCCTCTACGAGGGCTACGAGAAGATCAAGCACCCGCACGAACTGACGAACTGGTACTGGCCGGTCGGCGTCCTGGTCTTCGCGATCATCGCCGAGACCTTCTCCTTCCGCACGGCCATCAAGGAGTCCAACGCCCTGCGCGGCCAGCGCTCCTGGAAGGAGTTCGTCCGCCACGCCAAGGCCCCCGAGCTCCCGGTCGTCCTCCTGGAGGACCTCGGCGCCCTCGTCGGCCTGATCCTCGCCCTCGGCGGTGTCGGCCTCGCCCTGCTCACCGGCGACAGCGTCTGGGACGGCATCGGCACCCTCTGCATCGGCATCCTGCTCATCCTGATCGCCCTGGTCCTCGCCGCCGAGACCAAGTCGCTGCTGCTCGGCGAGTCCGCCGGCACCGAGGAGACCCAGAAGATCGAGGCCGCCCTCGTCGACGGCGACACGGTCACCCGCATCATCCACATGCGCACGCTCCACCTCGGCCCCGACGAGCTCCTCGTCGCCGCCAAGATCGCCGTCCAGCACGACGACACCGCGACCGAGATCGCCACCGCCATCGACGCCGCCGAGTCCCGCATCCGCGACGCCGTCCCGATCGCCCGCGTGATCTACCTCGAACCGGACATCTTCAGCGAGGCCGAGGCAGCCAAGGGCCCCGACCCCGAGGCCTCCCCCGGAGGCCCGGCCCCCGCGGCCCACTGA
- a CDS encoding DUF58 domain-containing protein, giving the protein MALTGRAALLAALGSLPVGIWEPSWTGILAVNAPLAVACACDFALAAPVRRLGLTRSGDTSVRLGETADVTLTITNPSRRPLRARLRDAWPPSSWPPGTETAASRHRLTAPPGERRRVTTRLRPTRRGDRQADRITIRSYGPLGLFSRQGTHRAPWTVRVLPPFTSRKHLPSKLARLRELDGRTSVLTRGEGTEFDSLREYVPGDDTRSIDWRATARQTTVAVRTWRPERDRHILLVLDTGRTSAGRVGDAPRLDASMDAALLLAALASRAGDRVDLLAYDRKVRALVQGRTAGDVLPALVNAMAMLEPELVETDARGLTATALRTSPRRSLIVLLTTLDAAPIEEGLLPVLTQLTQRHTVLLASVADPHITEMATARGNADAVYEAAAAAQAQSERHRTAEQLRRHGVTVVDATPDDLAPALADAYLALKTAGRL; this is encoded by the coding sequence ATGGCGCTCACCGGACGCGCCGCCCTCCTCGCGGCCCTGGGCTCCCTCCCCGTCGGCATCTGGGAGCCCAGCTGGACGGGCATCCTGGCGGTCAACGCTCCCCTGGCCGTGGCCTGCGCCTGCGACTTCGCGCTGGCCGCCCCCGTACGCCGCCTGGGCCTGACCCGCTCCGGCGACACCTCCGTACGCCTCGGCGAGACGGCGGACGTGACCCTGACCATCACGAATCCGTCCCGCCGCCCCCTCCGTGCCCGACTCCGCGACGCCTGGCCCCCCAGCAGCTGGCCGCCCGGTACGGAGACAGCAGCCTCCCGTCACCGCCTCACGGCCCCCCCGGGCGAACGCCGCCGCGTGACCACCCGCCTACGCCCCACCCGCCGGGGCGACCGCCAGGCCGACCGCATCACCATCCGCTCGTACGGCCCTCTGGGCCTCTTCTCCCGCCAGGGCACCCACCGGGCCCCTTGGACGGTCCGCGTCCTGCCGCCGTTCACCAGCCGCAAGCACCTCCCCTCCAAACTGGCCCGCCTCCGCGAACTGGACGGCCGCACCAGCGTCCTCACCCGCGGCGAAGGCACGGAGTTCGACAGCCTGCGCGAGTACGTCCCCGGCGACGACACCCGCTCCATCGACTGGCGCGCCACAGCCCGCCAGACCACGGTCGCCGTACGCACCTGGCGCCCCGAACGCGATCGCCACATCCTTCTGGTCCTCGACACCGGCCGCACCTCGGCCGGCCGCGTGGGCGACGCACCACGCCTCGACGCCTCCATGGACGCGGCCCTCCTCCTCGCAGCCCTCGCCTCCCGCGCCGGCGACCGCGTGGACCTCCTCGCCTACGACCGCAAGGTCCGTGCCCTCGTCCAGGGCCGCACGGCAGGCGACGTCCTTCCCGCCCTGGTCAACGCCATGGCCATGCTGGAGCCGGAGCTCGTCGAAACGGACGCCCGAGGCCTCACAGCGACCGCTCTCCGTACGTCCCCCCGCCGCTCCCTGATCGTCCTGCTCACCACGCTGGACGCCGCTCCCATCGAAGAGGGCCTGCTCCCGGTCCTCACTCAGCTCACCCAGCGCCACACGGTGCTGCTGGCGTCCGTGGCAGACCCGCACATCACGGAAATGGCCACAGCACGCGGCAATGCCGACGCGGTCTACGAGGCCGCGGCAGCTGCCCAGGCCCAGTCAGAGCGTCACCGCACAGCAGAACAACTCCGCCGTCATGGCGTCACGGTCGTCGATGCCACCCCGGACGACCTGGCGCCGGCGCTGGCGGACGCGTACCTGGCATTGAAGACGGCCGGACGCCTGTAA
- the manA gene encoding mannose-6-phosphate isomerase, class I, with protein sequence MDRLDNTIRPYAWGSPTAIPQLLGVEPTGEPQAEMWMGAHPGAPSRTGRGTLVEVVGADPEKELGPAAVAKFGPRLPFLLKLLAAGAPLSLQVHPDLAQAKEGYADEERRGIPVDAPHRNYKDANHKPELICALTEFDGLCGFRAPLEAAALLDDLGVDSLKPYVDLLHAHPEDAALREVLTAILTADPDETSRTVAEAAAACDRLGGAYAPYADIAHHYPGDPGVIAAMLLNHVRLQPGEALYLGAGIPHAYLNGLGVEIMANSDNVLRCGLTPKHVDVPELLRIVRFLPSDPGVLRPEASPDGEEVYETPIDEFRLSRYVLPEAGTAHDLTRPTPQILLCTAGTVRAGEHDLTPGRSVFVPAGEKAEVSGTGTVFRATVVA encoded by the coding sequence ATGGACCGCCTCGACAACACCATCCGCCCCTACGCCTGGGGTTCCCCGACCGCCATCCCGCAGCTGCTCGGCGTCGAACCGACCGGCGAACCACAGGCGGAGATGTGGATGGGCGCCCACCCCGGCGCGCCCTCGCGCACCGGCCGGGGCACACTCGTCGAGGTCGTCGGCGCCGACCCCGAGAAGGAACTCGGACCCGCCGCCGTCGCCAAGTTCGGCCCCCGGCTGCCCTTCCTCCTCAAGCTCCTTGCTGCGGGCGCCCCGCTCTCCCTCCAGGTCCACCCCGACCTCGCCCAGGCGAAGGAGGGCTACGCGGACGAGGAACGCCGCGGCATCCCCGTGGACGCCCCGCACCGCAACTACAAGGACGCCAACCACAAGCCCGAACTGATCTGCGCCCTCACCGAGTTCGACGGCCTGTGCGGCTTCCGCGCCCCGCTGGAGGCCGCGGCCCTCCTCGACGACCTCGGAGTCGACTCCCTCAAGCCCTACGTCGACCTGCTGCACGCCCACCCCGAGGACGCCGCCCTGCGCGAGGTCCTCACAGCGATCCTCACCGCCGACCCCGACGAGACGTCCCGCACCGTCGCGGAAGCGGCCGCCGCCTGCGACCGCCTCGGCGGCGCCTACGCCCCCTACGCCGACATCGCCCACCACTACCCGGGCGACCCCGGCGTCATCGCCGCGATGCTGCTGAACCACGTCCGGCTCCAGCCCGGCGAGGCCCTCTACCTCGGCGCGGGCATCCCGCACGCGTACCTGAACGGTCTCGGCGTGGAGATCATGGCCAACTCCGACAACGTCCTGCGCTGCGGCCTGACCCCCAAGCACGTCGACGTCCCCGAACTCCTGCGCATCGTCCGCTTCCTCCCCAGCGACCCCGGCGTCCTGCGCCCCGAGGCATCCCCGGACGGCGAGGAGGTCTACGAGACCCCCATCGACGAGTTCCGCCTCTCCCGCTACGTCCTGCCCGAAGCCGGCACCGCCCACGACCTCACCCGCCCGACCCCTCAGATCCTGCTCTGCACCGCCGGCACCGTCCGGGCGGGCGAGCACGACCTGACCCCCGGCCGGTCCGTCTTCGTACCGGCCGGCGAAAAGGCCGAAGTGTCCGGAACGGGGACGGTCTTCCGGGCCACGGTCGTCGCCTGA
- a CDS encoding SIS domain-containing protein, producing MLDESLLDSPEGLAEADHRGLLRGAAEAGARVRTAARHAAEAGVGDLKPDGRPRAVLIAGPGAAATHAADLIGTLAGAGSPVTRLAPTGVAPAAGALRWELPGWVGSVDLLLITTPDGTEPGLSLLAEQAYRRGCTVAAVAPARTPLADAVAGVHGLFVPVATAPYDQDEPLAASAPGVLWALLTPLLALLDRTGVLAAPPDALGKVADRLDRVAERCGPAIATYSNAAKTLAAELADALPIVWTEGISAGPAGRRFAAALAELSGTPAVVAELPEALAAHGALLAGPLAASADPDDFFRDRVEEPPALHARVVLLRDRPIGGLTAAPGARDLALSHDTPISELEPEAGGELETLAELIAITDFAAVYLALASRA from the coding sequence ATGCTCGACGAATCGCTGCTCGACTCCCCGGAGGGCCTCGCCGAGGCCGACCACCGCGGACTGCTCCGCGGCGCCGCAGAAGCCGGCGCCCGCGTCCGCACGGCCGCCCGCCACGCCGCCGAGGCGGGCGTGGGCGACCTCAAGCCGGACGGCCGCCCCCGCGCGGTCCTCATCGCCGGCCCGGGTGCCGCCGCCACCCACGCCGCCGACCTCATCGGCACGCTCGCGGGCGCCGGCAGCCCGGTCACCCGCCTCGCGCCCACCGGCGTCGCCCCCGCCGCCGGCGCCCTGCGCTGGGAACTGCCCGGCTGGGTCGGCTCCGTGGACCTCCTGCTGATCACCACCCCGGACGGCACCGAACCCGGCCTGTCCCTGCTCGCCGAGCAGGCCTACCGCCGGGGCTGCACCGTCGCGGCCGTGGCCCCCGCCCGCACCCCGCTCGCCGACGCCGTCGCCGGCGTGCACGGCCTGTTCGTCCCCGTGGCGACCGCCCCGTACGACCAGGACGAGCCCCTCGCCGCGTCCGCCCCCGGCGTCCTGTGGGCCCTGCTCACCCCCCTGCTCGCGCTCCTGGACCGCACCGGCGTGCTCGCCGCGCCGCCGGACGCCCTCGGCAAGGTCGCCGACCGCCTCGACCGCGTCGCCGAACGCTGCGGCCCGGCCATCGCCACGTACAGCAACGCCGCCAAGACCCTCGCCGCCGAACTCGCCGACGCCCTCCCGATCGTCTGGACCGAGGGCATCTCGGCCGGCCCGGCCGGCCGCCGCTTCGCCGCCGCCCTGGCCGAACTGTCCGGAACACCCGCGGTCGTCGCCGAACTCCCCGAGGCGCTCGCCGCCCACGGCGCCCTGCTCGCCGGCCCCCTGGCCGCCAGCGCCGACCCCGACGACTTCTTCCGCGACCGCGTCGAGGAACCACCCGCCCTGCACGCGCGCGTGGTCCTGCTCCGCGACCGCCCCATCGGCGGCCTCACCGCCGCCCCCGGCGCCCGCGACCTCGCCCTCAGCCACGACACACCGATCAGCGAGCTCGAACCGGAGGCCGGCGGCGAACTGGAGACCCTCGCGGAACTGATCGCCATCACGGATTTCGCCGCGGTTTACCTGGCGCTCGCTTCGAGGGCCTGA
- a CDS encoding AAA family ATPase: MDPTTDNAGPSGNPGTARDALEALRAEIAKAVVGQDPAVTGLVVALLCRGHVLLEGVPGVAKTLLVRALASALELDTKRVQFTPDLMPSDVTGSLVYDTRSAEFSFQPGPVFTNLLLADEINRTPPKTQSSLLEAMEERQVTVDGTPRALPDPFLVAATQNPVEYEGTYPLPEAQLDRFLLKLTIPLPSRQDEIDVLTRHAEGFNPRDLHAAGVRPVAGPADLEAARAAVAKTTISPEITAYVVDICRATRESPSLTLGVSPRGATALLATARAWAWLTGRDYVIPDDVKALALPTLRHRVQLRPEAEMEGVTADSVINAILAHVPVPR, from the coding sequence ATGGACCCGACCACTGACAACGCCGGGCCGAGCGGGAACCCGGGCACCGCCCGAGACGCCCTGGAGGCCCTGCGCGCCGAGATCGCCAAGGCCGTGGTCGGCCAGGACCCCGCCGTCACCGGTCTCGTCGTCGCCCTGCTCTGCCGCGGCCACGTCCTCCTCGAAGGCGTCCCCGGCGTCGCCAAGACCCTCCTGGTCCGCGCCCTCGCCTCCGCCCTCGAACTCGACACCAAGCGCGTCCAGTTCACCCCCGACCTCATGCCGAGCGACGTGACCGGCTCCCTGGTCTACGACACCCGCAGCGCCGAGTTCTCCTTCCAGCCCGGCCCGGTCTTCACCAACCTCCTCCTCGCCGACGAGATCAACCGCACGCCCCCCAAGACCCAGTCGTCCCTCCTGGAGGCCATGGAGGAACGCCAGGTCACCGTCGACGGCACCCCCCGCGCCCTCCCCGACCCCTTCCTGGTCGCAGCGACCCAGAACCCGGTCGAGTACGAGGGCACCTACCCCCTCCCGGAAGCCCAGCTGGACCGCTTCCTCCTCAAACTCACCATCCCCCTCCCCTCCCGCCAGGACGAGATCGACGTCCTCACCCGCCACGCCGAGGGCTTCAACCCCCGCGACCTCCACGCCGCCGGCGTACGCCCCGTAGCGGGCCCCGCCGACCTGGAGGCAGCCCGCGCAGCGGTCGCCAAGACGACCATCTCGCCGGAGATCACCGCCTACGTCGTCGACATCTGCCGCGCCACCCGCGAGTCGCCCTCCCTGACCCTGGGCGTCTCCCCCCGAGGCGCCACGGCCCTCCTGGCCACCGCCCGCGCCTGGGCCTGGCTGACCGGCCGCGACTACGTCATCCCCGACGACGTGAAGGCACTGGCCCTCCCCACCCTCCGCCACCGCGTGCAACTCCGCCCGGAGGCTGAAATGGAAGGCGTGACGGCCGACTCCGTCATCAACGCGATCCTCGCCCACGTCCCCGTCCCCCGCTGA
- a CDS encoding stage II sporulation protein M — protein sequence MDLDVFVSAHRAEWDRLEALLRRQRRLNGAEADELVTLYQRTATHLSLIQSSAPDPQLTGRLSQLVARARSAVTGTRRASWRDVTRFLAHGFPAAVYKSRHWWVPTALLSTAVAALLGWWIGTHPEVQASIAAPSELRELTRPGGQYETYYSSHPAASFAAQVWTNNAWAAALCLILGVFLGLPVLWILFQNMLNLGIGVGLMSSAGRLDTFLGLVLPHGLLELTAVFVAAGTGLRLGWTLIDPGPRTRRTALAEEGRAAIGMAIGLALVLFVSGAIEGFVTPSGLPTWARITIGVAAEVAFLAYVYVLGGRAARAGETGDVEAAERSATVPTAA from the coding sequence ATGGACCTCGACGTCTTCGTCTCCGCCCACCGAGCGGAGTGGGACCGCCTCGAAGCCTTGCTCCGCCGCCAGCGCCGCCTCAACGGCGCGGAAGCCGACGAACTCGTCACCCTCTACCAGCGCACGGCGACGCACCTCTCCCTGATCCAGTCCAGCGCCCCCGACCCCCAGCTGACCGGCCGGCTCAGCCAGCTCGTTGCCCGCGCGCGTAGTGCCGTGACAGGCACCCGACGCGCCTCCTGGCGCGACGTCACACGCTTCCTGGCCCACGGCTTCCCGGCCGCCGTCTACAAGTCGCGCCACTGGTGGGTGCCCACCGCGCTCCTGTCGACGGCCGTCGCGGCCCTCCTGGGCTGGTGGATCGGTACCCACCCCGAAGTGCAGGCCTCCATCGCGGCCCCCAGCGAACTCCGCGAGCTGACCCGCCCCGGCGGCCAGTACGAGACGTACTACTCCAGCCACCCGGCGGCGAGCTTCGCCGCCCAGGTCTGGACGAACAATGCCTGGGCCGCCGCCCTGTGCCTCATCCTCGGGGTCTTCCTGGGACTCCCGGTCCTGTGGATCCTCTTCCAGAACATGCTCAACCTCGGCATCGGCGTAGGCCTGATGTCCTCGGCAGGCCGCCTCGACACGTTCCTGGGCCTGGTCCTCCCGCACGGCCTCCTCGAACTGACCGCGGTCTTCGTCGCGGCCGGCACCGGTCTGCGCCTGGGGTGGACCCTCATCGACCCCGGCCCCCGGACGCGGCGGACGGCGCTCGCGGAAGAAGGCCGAGCCGCCATAGGCATGGCCATCGGTCTGGCCCTCGTCCTCTTCGTCTCCGGCGCCATCGAAGGCTTCGTCACCCCGTCCGGCCTCCCCACCTGGGCCCGCATCACCATCGGGGTCGCCGCCGAAGTGGCCTTCCTGGCCTACGTCTACGTCCTGGGCGGCCGTGCCGCCCGTGCTGGAGAGACAGGCGACGTCGAGGCAGCGGAACGCAGCGCGACCGTCCCCACGGCAGCCTGA
- a CDS encoding Trm112 family protein, with the protein MPLESGLLEILACPACHAPLKEQEAELVCTDGSCGLAYPVRDGIPVLLVDEARRPE; encoded by the coding sequence ATGCCCCTCGAATCCGGCCTCCTCGAAATCCTCGCCTGCCCGGCCTGCCACGCCCCCCTCAAGGAGCAGGAAGCCGAACTGGTCTGCACCGACGGCAGCTGCGGCCTGGCCTACCCCGTCCGCGACGGCATCCCCGTCCTGCTCGTCGACGAGGCCCGCCGCCCCGAGTGA
- a CDS encoding phosphomannomutase/phosphoglucomutase — MAADLSQVVKAYDVRGVVPDQWDESLAELFGAAFVRVTGASAITTGHDMRPSSPGLSRAFARGAAALGADVTEIGLCSTDQLYYASGALSLPGAMFTASHNPAQYNGIKMCRSGAAPVGQDTGLTEIRELVEGWSESGAPQPAAKAGTITGRDTLSDYAAHLRSLVDLTSIRPLKVVVDAGNGMGGHTVPVVFAGLPLTLVPMYFELDGTFPNHEANPLDPANLVDLQKRVREEGADLGLAFDGDADRCFVVDERGEPVSPSAITALVASRELARHGGKGTIIHNLITSWSVPEVVEENGGSPVRTRVGHSFIKAEMARTGAIFGGEHSAHYYFRDFWNADTGMLAALHVLAALGGQDGPLSALVDRYDRYAGSGEINSTVADQQASLAAIRSAYGTREGITLDELDGLTVSSADWWFNVRPSNTEPLLRLNAEARDAETMARVRDEVLGIIRS; from the coding sequence GTGGCTGCTGATCTGTCGCAGGTCGTGAAGGCGTACGACGTACGCGGAGTCGTCCCCGACCAGTGGGACGAGTCCCTGGCCGAGCTCTTCGGAGCGGCCTTCGTGAGGGTCACCGGCGCGAGCGCCATCACGACGGGGCACGACATGCGGCCCTCCTCGCCGGGCCTGTCGCGGGCCTTCGCGCGCGGGGCGGCCGCCCTGGGCGCCGACGTGACGGAGATCGGCCTCTGCTCGACGGACCAGCTGTACTACGCCTCGGGCGCGCTGAGCCTCCCGGGCGCCATGTTCACCGCCTCCCACAACCCGGCCCAGTACAACGGCATCAAGATGTGCCGCTCGGGCGCCGCCCCGGTCGGGCAGGACACCGGCCTGACGGAGATCCGTGAACTGGTGGAGGGCTGGAGCGAGTCGGGCGCCCCGCAGCCGGCCGCGAAGGCGGGCACCATCACCGGCCGCGACACGTTGTCGGACTACGCGGCCCATCTGCGCTCCCTGGTCGACCTGACCTCCATCCGCCCCCTGAAGGTCGTCGTGGACGCGGGCAACGGCATGGGCGGGCACACCGTCCCCGTGGTCTTCGCCGGCCTGCCGCTGACGCTGGTCCCGATGTACTTCGAGCTCGACGGCACCTTCCCCAACCACGAGGCCAACCCCCTCGACCCCGCCAACCTCGTCGACCTGCAGAAGCGGGTCCGCGAGGAGGGCGCCGACCTGGGCCTCGCCTTCGACGGCGACGCCGACCGCTGCTTCGTCGTCGACGAGCGCGGCGAGCCGGTCTCCCCGTCGGCGATCACCGCTCTGGTCGCCTCCCGCGAACTGGCCCGGCACGGCGGCAAGGGCACGATCATCCACAACCTGATCACCTCATGGTCGGTCCCCGAGGTGGTCGAGGAGAACGGCGGCAGCCCGGTCCGCACCCGCGTCGGCCACTCCTTCATCAAGGCCGAGATGGCCCGCACCGGCGCGATCTTCGGCGGCGAGCACTCCGCGCACTACTACTTCCGCGACTTCTGGAACGCCGACACGGGCATGCTGGCCGCCCTCCACGTCCTCGCGGCCCTCGGCGGCCAGGACGGCCCCCTCTCCGCCCTCGTCGACCGGTACGACCGCTACGCCGGCTCCGGCGAGATCAACTCCACCGTCGCCGACCAGCAGGCCAGCCTCGCCGCCATCCGCTCCGCGTACGGCACCCGCGAGGGCATCACCCTCGACGAGCTCGACGGCCTCACGGTCTCCTCCGCCGACTGGTGGTTCAACGTCCGCCCGTCCAACACGGAACCGCTGCTGCGCCTGAACGCGGAGGCGAGGGACGCCGAGACGATGGCCCGGGTGCGCGACGAGGTGCTGGGGATCATCAGGAGCTGA